Proteins encoded in a region of the Podarcis muralis chromosome 2, rPodMur119.hap1.1, whole genome shotgun sequence genome:
- the LOC114592758 gene encoding kelch-like protein 28, giving the protein MDTKKEQDSSGMDDISLSSTSLGCYTIQGLKQLYEAHQLCDATLMAEGRIFSCHRALLAAFSPYFRAMFTRPFRECWERQVVFEDMASSVLQRILHYLYTGELLLTPETAQDLFTAANRLVIRPLQEIIGRFLADSISMDSCLGIYALAYAHNHQALLRVATRHITINFEPLSQHEAFPGLDPSTVISIVSSDKLLVSSELIVYHAVQRWVRSQPAEHLSLIRKLLKQVRLPLLTSEEITVVQKDIIEEYGHAHLQWEQLDGEGRLRKSGGLRHGMYDDWIVSLGLFVSNMQGGVVERLKTHFLGFSLQTESWEEIPPLMYLDSSGFLSVGHKLYVSGGQRLNGSVLGNLHEFDALTGQWTQLPSMSTPRREHGFLACKQKLYALGGRSGRSVLDSAESFDLVQKSWSPIANLPFAVSHFASATLKNKLYLIGGFSHTRASGLAHRGILIYETASDVWNQVPLAFQCYKSTAVTMDNGIFVIGGLVEESSRRETPGTVIRALISGTHKCFFLSKDGTVSYDVAIPELPILVLPPCAVQWQRRIHVLVGNTIYQWKPGEPSWTRSRKTAPNTRVTFLTVVNGVTLRVPKKNLQPLLREASAALTAVWVADN; this is encoded by the exons ATGGATACCAAAAAGGAACAGGATAGCAGTGGAATGGATGACATAAGCTTGAGTTCTACCTCTTTGGGATGTTACACAATTCAGG GCTTAAAACAGCTCTATGAGGCCCACCAGCTCTGTGATGCTACCCTGATGGCTGAAGGAAGGATTTTCTCCTGTCACAG GGCATTGTTGGCCGCATTCAGCCCTTATTTCCGGGCCATGTTTACCAGGCCCTTTAGAGAATGCTGGGAAAGGCAAGTTGTGTTCGAAGACATGGCCTCTTCTGTTCTTCAAAGAATTCTACATTATCTCTACACTGGAGAGTTGTTGCTTACACCAGAGACTGCTCAGGATCTCTTCACAGCTGCCAATAGGCTTGTCATCCGCCCACTGCAGGAGATTATTGGCAG ATTCCTTGCTGACAGCATTTCTATGGACAGCTGCCTGGGGATTTATGCTTTGGCATATGCTCACAACCACCAAGCGTTGCTTCGTGTGGCCACACGCCACATCACCATTAACTTTGAACCTCTTTCTCAACACGAGGCCTTTCCAGGCTTGGATCCCAGCACGGTGATCAGCATTGTCTCCTCAGACAAACTCCTGGTGTCTTCTGAGCTGATCGTCTACCACGCTGTGCAGCGCTGGGTGAGGTCTCAACCAGCCGAGCATCTCTCACTGATCAGGAAGCTGCTGAAACAAGTCCGCCTCCCGCTTCTTACTTCCGAAGAGATCACGGTAGTCCAGAAGGACATAATCGAAGAATATGGACATGCTCACCTGCAGTGGGAGCAGCTCGATGGAGAAGGGAGGTTGCGGAAGAGCGGGGGTCTCAGGCACGGCATGTACGATGACTGGATTGTGAGCTTGGGCCTTTTTGTAAGCAACATGCAGGGAGGCGTAGTTGAACGTCTGAAAACTCACTTCCTGGGATTCAGCCTGCAGACAGAAAGCTGGGAGGAGATACCACCCCTGATGTATCTAGATTCCTCTGGCTTCTTGTCTGTGGGGCACAAGCTCTATGTCTCTGGGGGACAAAGGCTTAATGGCTCCGTCTTAGGCAATCTGCACGAGTTTGATGCTCTTACTGGCCAGTGGACGCAGCTGCCATCCATGTCCACCCCTCGGCGAGAACATGGCTTCCTAGCATGTAAGCAGAAGCTGTATGCTTTGGGGGGTCGGAGTGGCCGAAGTGTGCTTGATTCTGCAGAAAGCTTTGACCTAGTGCAGAAGTCCTGGTCTCCCATTGCCAACTTGCCATTTGCAGTCAGTCATTTTGCCTCTGCCACATTGAAAAACAAGCTCTACCTGATTGGAGGGTTCTCTCACACAAGGGCAAGCGGCCTTGCTCACAGGGGCATTCTGATTTATGAAACAGCTTCCGATGTGTGGAATCAGGTGCCTCTGGCTTTTCAGTGCTACAAATCCACAGCTGTGACCATGGACAATGGGATCTTCGTCATCGGCGGGCTTGTTGAGGAGAGCAGCCGGCGCGAGACACCCGGCACGGTAATCAGGGCCCTGATCTCTGGCACCCACAAGTGTTTCTTCCTCAGCAAGGATGGCACTGTGAGCTACGACGTCGCCATCCCAGAACTTCCTATCCTGGTCTTGCCACCTTGTGCGGTGCAGTGGCAGAGAAGAATCCACGTGCTGGTGGGGAATACAATATACCAGTGGAAGCCCGGAGAGCCCAGCTGGACCAGGAGTCGAAAAACTGCTCCCAACACAAGAGTAACATTCTTAACTGTAGTTAACGGAGTAACACTGAGGGTCCCAAAGAAAAATCTGCAGCCCCTTTTACGAGAAGCCTCTGCAGCCTTGACAGCAGTTTGGGTGGCTGATAATTAG